GCTTGAGCCTCTAATATTTCCAGAGCCAGTTGTATTGATATCTATTGAACCAGAAAGGACATCTGATGATTCTAGGCTTAAAGAAGTTCTTGAAATAATAGCTAGGGAGGATCCCACTTTTAGCTACAGTGAGAGTAAGGAAACAGGGCAATTACTTATTTCTGGCATGGGTGAGCTACATCTCGATATCATTATTACAAGAATTAGGGATGAATTTAAACTCAATGTTTATACGGGAAAACCCCAGGTAAGTTATAGGGAAAGTTTGAGTTTAAGCGTTGATGATGTGTTTGAATTTAGTAATATTTTTGCAGGTAAGGAGCTGAATTTAAAAATTGGCATGATTATTGCTCCTCTAGATAGGGGCGTGGGCAATAAGATTGATTTTGAATGTGATGTTGAGCCTTTGCCTAGAGCTGCAATAATTAAAGGGATTACATCCTCCTTCTTAAGTGGCGTTATTGGGTATCCCATTATAGATACGGGGGTTAAGATTACTTCATTAACTTATGATAAAGGTAAGATTAGTGAATTTGCTATTGAATCAATATCAGGGCTTGCATTTCATGAACTTTTTAAAAAAGCTAGTCCTGTTAAGCTAGAGCCGATAATGACTCTGGAAATTAGAATTCCCGTTGAATATACAGGAGAGGTGGTTTCTACGTTAAATTATGTTGGTGGGATTATTCAGTCCATTAATAGTGTTGAGGATTGTGAGGTAATAAAGGCCGAGGCAGCTTTTGAAAAACTTTTTGGGTATACTTCTACTCTCAGAAGCTCTACTAAGGGAAGGGGAACCTTTACTATGGAATTTTCTTACTTTAGGGAGAAGTGGGATTGATTATTGTTGAAAATGTTGTATCTATTAGTGTAAACATTTTATTTTTTATTAAAAATAATCAATTAAGGAGCGTTTTAGTATGTCAAGTAAATCATATTTTGATGGGGGCGTTTACGAGTCAATTTGTGTATATGTGGGTGCAGCCGTTATGACTTGTTTTACCTTTGGATTTTGTTTTCCTTGGGCTTATTGCATGGTGTGCAAGTTTCATGTTGATCATACTGTTGTTGAAGGTCGTCGTTTAAAGTTTGAAGGAGATGGTGCGAATCTTTTGGGGCATTGGATTACTTGGTGGGTTTTTTGCGTTATTACTCTTGGAATTTATGCTTTGTGGATAGGGGTTAAGGTTGAAAAATGGAAAGTTGAGCATACACGTTTTGCAGATTAATTTTGAATGGCAAAAATGTAGGTTTAATTTTCCGGTTTTAGTTTTAGGTTTTATTGTTTAAGGTGTGTTCTGCGTGCCGAAATCGATGTGCGAGGTGCATGCTTGTTCTGTGTATCTGCTCTCTATTTCTTGGAGCGCTAAGACTTTGTGTTTGAGTTTGTTGGCTTTGGCGTTAATGTGTTTTGCCGTCGTGTTAATGGTTGATTAGAATATAATTTTGTTCTTTAAAAAAGAGATTTTTTGTCTTTTAGGTTCTACTAGAATATTGGGGTGGTTTTTTGATATCATGTCTTATTATTAATATTTTTTTATTTTAAAAATAAGGGAGGTTATGTTATGCAAGGTGAGAACATGGTTTCAATCAGAGGTGGGAATAGGAAAAAAATACTCCTTAGCTTGAAGAATATGCAATATTCAAGAACAGATTTAGCCCGTAGATTATCATTAACTAATGCTGCTGTTACAATTCTTACTAATCAGATGATTAAGGAAAATATTTTAGTTGAAGTTGGGTCAAAGGAAACGGATATTAAGAAACATGGTCGGAAAGAGATACTTCTTGATATCAATAAAGATTTTGCATATTCAATGGGAGTAATTATCTCGAGTAATTATTTTCAAATAGGAATTGCGAATCTTAAATGTGAGGTTTTAATAAGTGAGATTTATTCTTTTGAACCTCCAGTTAGTGCTTATGAAATTTTGGAAAAAATTAAGGATCACATGATCGAGATTATATGGAAGCATAATTTTTCAAGGGATAAGTTTATAGGATTAGGATTTAGTATTACTGGAATAATTAAGGATAAGGAATCTGGGATTGTTAATGATAGCCATGGAGCATGGGTTGAGAGAGATGTTCCTGTTAAGGCTATACTGGAGGAATATTTTTCACTTACTGTATATCTTGAGAGCTATGTTAAAAATCTTTCTCTTGCTGAATTTATGGGTAAGAATGTGGATAATATCATGTTTTTTGATTACACAGATACTGCCGAGCTTTCCATTTGGTCTGAGGGTAATGTTTATTCTGGATTTAACAATAAATCTGGCATGGTTAGTCACATGGTTATTGATTATGGAGGTGAGAAAAATTGTCCTACTTGTGGAAATAAGGGGTGTGTTAATATGCTAATATCCAATTTTGCTCTCCAGCGTTTAATATCGAAGGAGTTTATGAATGGGGAGATTCCTGAGCTTTATGACAAGTATGAAGGTAGACTTAAGAAGGTTACCATATATGATATTTTTTCTCTTCATGAAAAATATGGATTTGT
The sequence above is drawn from the Borrelia sp. RT5S genome and encodes:
- a CDS encoding ROK family protein; its protein translation is MQGENMVSIRGGNRKKILLSLKNMQYSRTDLARRLSLTNAAVTILTNQMIKENILVEVGSKETDIKKHGRKEILLDINKDFAYSMGVIISSNYFQIGIANLKCEVLISEIYSFEPPVSAYEILEKIKDHMIEIIWKHNFSRDKFIGLGFSITGIIKDKESGIVNDSHGAWVERDVPVKAILEEYFSLTVYLESYVKNLSLAEFMGKNVDNIMFFDYTDTAELSIWSEGNVYSGFNNKSGMVSHMVIDYGGEKNCPTCGNKGCVNMLISNFALQRLISKEFMNGEIPELYDKYEGRLKKVTIYDIFSLHEKYGFVRKIMEDTIKCLAIVIINIQRILDFNYLVLYGQSFKLKSFFDLLKEEIKKLNKESIVLKLSSLDTEVSVIGPASSVIFNKFYLTGGDID
- a CDS encoding DUF898 domain-containing protein, translated to MSSKSYFDGGVYESICVYVGAAVMTCFTFGFCFPWAYCMVCKFHVDHTVVEGRRLKFEGDGANLLGHWITWWVFCVITLGIYALWIGVKVEKWKVEHTRFAD